From a single Methanophagales archaeon genomic region:
- the thpR gene encoding RNA 2',3'-cyclic phosphodiesterase — protein sequence MRAFIAVDLSESESIRAKVEEIEQRFGELSGVKLKFVNPKQVHQTLKFLGSVSEERVELIKRELGNINMEPFNIVLRGTGFFPASRKKIRVLWIGIGKGMEGLRALQEQVETRMVALGFPAEKQPFSPHITICRVKRIESDAGLNQLMRKIAELSDVEVGEMQVNAVKLKKSTLTPRGPIYEDVYVKRLF from the coding sequence ATGAGGGCTTTTATTGCCGTTGACCTCTCTGAGAGTGAGAGTATAAGAGCGAAGGTGGAAGAGATAGAGCAGCGATTTGGAGAGCTCAGTGGCGTAAAGTTAAAGTTCGTCAACCCGAAGCAGGTGCATCAGACGCTAAAGTTCCTCGGTAGTGTATCAGAAGAGCGTGTTGAGCTTATAAAACGCGAATTGGGAAACATAAACATGGAACCGTTCAATATTGTGCTGCGTGGTACAGGCTTCTTTCCCGCTTCACGTAAGAAGATACGTGTTCTGTGGATAGGAATAGGCAAAGGCATGGAGGGGCTGAGGGCGTTACAGGAGCAGGTGGAAACGAGAATGGTCGCTCTGGGCTTCCCTGCTGAGAAACAGCCATTCAGTCCTCATATCACTATCTGCCGTGTGAAGCGGATTGAATCAGACGCAGGGTTAAACCAGCTAATGAGGAAGATAGCAGAGCTGAGCGATGTGGAGGTGGGAGAGATGCAGGTGAACGCGGTGAAATTAAAGAAGAGCACTCTCACGCCCCGGGGTCCTATTTATGAGGATGTATATGTGAAGAGACTGTTCTAA